The following are encoded together in the Streptomyces tsukubensis genome:
- a CDS encoding ABC transporter substrate-binding protein: MSLKTQRYLVPRDIPVRTTVVLAAGVLLLAGCGDSGSESGATARSARTDKPLTLDNCGRHEKIKSPLRRAVSLDQGSTEILLSLGLADRVVGTGTWTDPVMKGLEKANAKVPRLADRYPSFEKVLDQEPDFVSASFDATLGKGGVAPREQFEKLGVPTYLSPADCAKDNSGDDDGSRTDPLTMSPVYAEVRDLARVFGVEKRGEELVERLKGRMAKATKGIDASHVSMAYWFANSDSPYMAGCCGAPGVITRSLDAKNVFDDTHDEWPQINWETVADRDPDVLVLGDLTRKSQSAESAKKKIHFLETNPVTKNMTAVKHKRYIRLSGAAMNPSVRTVEGVERTAAGLRAFGFTG; encoded by the coding sequence ATGAGCCTCAAGACGCAGAGGTACCTTGTGCCGAGAGACATACCCGTCCGTACCACCGTCGTCCTCGCCGCCGGGGTCCTGCTGCTCGCGGGTTGCGGAGACAGCGGATCCGAAAGCGGCGCCACCGCGAGGAGCGCCAGGACGGACAAGCCCCTCACCCTCGACAACTGCGGGCGCCACGAGAAGATCAAGAGCCCGCTGCGGCGTGCCGTCTCCCTCGACCAGGGCTCCACCGAGATCCTGCTGTCCCTGGGACTCGCGGACCGCGTGGTGGGCACGGGCACTTGGACCGACCCCGTGATGAAGGGGCTGGAGAAGGCCAACGCGAAGGTCCCGCGCCTCGCCGACCGGTACCCGTCCTTCGAGAAAGTCCTCGACCAGGAACCCGACTTCGTCTCCGCCTCCTTCGACGCCACCCTCGGCAAGGGAGGTGTGGCACCCCGCGAACAGTTCGAGAAGCTCGGCGTACCGACGTATCTCTCACCCGCCGACTGCGCCAAGGACAACAGCGGTGACGACGACGGCAGCAGGACCGACCCCCTGACCATGTCACCCGTCTACGCCGAAGTGCGCGACCTGGCACGCGTCTTCGGCGTGGAGAAGCGGGGCGAGGAGCTCGTCGAACGGCTGAAGGGCCGCATGGCGAAGGCCACCAAGGGCATCGACGCCTCGCATGTCTCGATGGCCTACTGGTTCGCCAACTCCGACTCGCCCTACATGGCGGGCTGCTGCGGCGCTCCCGGTGTCATCACCCGTTCCCTCGACGCCAAGAACGTCTTCGACGACACCCACGACGAGTGGCCCCAGATCAACTGGGAGACCGTCGCCGACCGGGACCCCGACGTCCTCGTCCTCGGGGACCTCACCCGCAAGTCGCAGAGCGCGGAGAGCGCCAAGAAGAAGATCCACTTCCTTGAGACGAATCCGGTCACCAAGAACATGACCGCGGTGAAGCACAAGCGCTACATCCGGCTCAGCGGCGCCGCCATGAACCCCTCCGTCCGTACCGTCGAAGGCGTG